The Salvelinus sp. IW2-2015 linkage group LG8, ASM291031v2, whole genome shotgun sequence genome window below encodes:
- the LOC111967249 gene encoding cathepsin F, producing MDVGFRHPVLLCLILAVLGLVLADLDGPLMGAPGSAVRLSENDPGLKKALKFAEERYNKGSNAMHVRRVSKILSASKQLVKGIRYSLMVELSNTQCKKAARLRVCDFYPEEHNLKTEVCVFEVWDIPWESKSTLLKQKCQPAVDPKPVETNKVEFLPLSTKPVKTNKVEFLPLSTKPVEESVDSVELLGQFKEFMVRYNRTYSSQEEADRRLRVFHENLKTAEKLQSLDQGTAEYGVTKFSDLTEEEFRTLYLNPLLSQQNLQRSMKPAAMPHGPAPPSWDWREHGAVSPVKNQGMCGSCWAFSVTGNIEGQWFAKTGKLVSLSEQELVDCDTVDQACGGGLPSNAYEAIEKLGGLETETDYSYTGKKQSCDFTTDKVTAYINSSVELSKDENEIAAWLAENGPVSVALNAFAMQFYRKGVSHPLKIFCNPWMIDHAVLLVGYGERQGKPFWAIKNSWGEDYGEQGYYYLYRGSRLCGINKMCSSAIVN from the exons ATGGACGTCGGATTTCGCCACCCTGTTCTTCTTTGCCTAATCCTAGCGGTTTTGGGCTTGGTTCTGGCCGATTTGGATGGCCCTTTGATGGGGGCACCCGGGTCTGCCGTCCGTTTGTCGGAAAACGACCCAGGTCTAAAGAAAGCACTGAAGTTTGCAGAAGAGCGCTATAACAAGGGGTCCAATGCGATGCACGTTCGCAGAGTTAGCAAGATCCTCTCTGCCAGTAAACAG CTGGTGAAGGGTATCCGATACAGCCTCATGGTGGAACTAAGTAACACCCAGTGTAAAAAGGCTGCCAGACTGAGGGTCTGTGACTTCTACCCAGAAGAACACAACCTAAAG ACAGAGGTATGTGTGTTTGAGGTCTGGGACATTCCCTGGGAGAGCAAGTCCACCCTTCTCAAACAGAAGTGCCAGCCAGCAG TTGATCCCAAACCAGTTGAGACCAACAAAGTCGAATTTCTGCCCCTCTCCACCAAACCAGTTAAGACCAACAAAGTTGAATTTCTACCCCTCTCCACCAAACCAGTTGAG GAGTCAGTGGATTCTGTGGAGCTTCTGGGTCAGTTCAAAGAGTTTATGGTCAGATACAATAGGACTTACAGCAGCCAAGAGG AGGCTGACCGGCGGCTGCGTGTCTTCCATGAGAACTTGAAGACTGCTGAGAAGCTCCAGTCTCTGGACCAGGGTACAGCCGAGTACGGGGTCACCAAGTTCAGCGACCTCacag agGAGGAGTTTAGGACTCTGTACCTGAACCCCCTGCTGAGCCAGCAGAACCTCCAGCGGTCCATGAAGCCTGCAGCCATGCCCCACGGCCCCGCCCCGCCCAGCTGGGACTGGAGAGAGCATGGAGCTGTCAGCCCCGTCAAGAACCAG GGCATGTGTGGTTCTTGCTGGGCATTCTCAGTGACAGGCAACATTGAGGGCCAGTGGTTCGCGAAAACTGGCAAACTAGTGTCTCTCTCTGAGCAAG AGCTGGTGGACTGTGATACAGTGGACCAGGCCTGTGGGGGCGGGCTTCCATCAAATGCGTATGAAGCTATCGAGAAGCTGGGTGGTCTGGAGACAGAGACTGACTACAGCTACACCGGCAAGAAGCAGAGCTGTGACTTCACCACTGACAAAGTCACCGCCTACATCAACAGCTCTGTGGAGCTGTCCAAGGATGAGAACG AAATCGCTGCTTGGCTGGCTGAGAACGGACCAGTATCTGTGGCCCTGAACGCATTCGCAATGCAG TTCTACAGGAAGGGCGTGTCCCACCCTCTGAAGATATTCTGCAACCCCTGGATGATTGACCATGCAGTGTTGCTCGTGGGCTACGGAGAAC GTCAAGGCAAACCTTTCTGGGCCATCAAGAACAGCTGGGGAGAGGACTATGGAGAACAG GGTTACTACTACCTGTACAGGGGATCCAGGCTCTGTGGGATCAACAAGATGTGCTCGTCTGCCATTGTGAACTAG
- the LOC111967089 gene encoding N-acetyllactosaminide beta-1,3-N-acetylglucosaminyltransferase 2-like yields the protein MARYHWRWRRVLLCLCCTPCVLVGSLCVYVTLAVCYGTTTTTTTGPGAAAPISQTLPERFIALGLTSNGTVAPHPTSSFWDPKPHGGALWNLLQLHIDRQYNPILMPSREYNYHLDTNNNNNKNYLQFSFPTLSTGFSEIGNLMSQIEDFPELPLQMQMFVRSMHFRDYPVLIEPAKLCGRGLRKGQGPLLVLAIKTKDLNFENRQAIRQTWGRAGWVAGATGNGGVVRRVFLLGKNHAEPRADVSELLQLESRQYRDILQWDFHDSFFNLTLKDVLLWDWLSTRCSMARFVFKGDDDVLLRTPALLDYLREQTXLSGAPGSEVMKXFMVGDVIGAASPNRVNSTKYFIPASFYNGLYPPYGGGGGVVYSGELALRLNRISRTVHLYPIDDVYVGMCLHRLGVHPIHHPAFLTFDFPKKEGEERCAYHTILLVHKRSPAQVMKLWQGLHSEVFTDWLSYYVKLT from the exons ATGGCGCGCTACCATTGGCGGTGGCGGCGTGTTCTCCTATGCCTGTGCTGTACTCCATGTGTCCTGGTGGGATCTCTCTGTGTGTACGTCACCCTGGCTGTGTGCTATggtactaccaccaccaccaccacaggccCAGGCGCTGCTGCCCCTATCTCACAAACTCTACCAGAGCGCTTCATTGCACTGGGGTTAACCAGTAATGGCACCGTGGCCCCCCACCCCACCAGCTCCTTCTGGGACCCCAAGCCCCACGGAGGAGCCCTCTGGAACCTGCTCCAGCTACACATTGACCGCCAATACAACCCCATCCTGATGCCCAGCAGAGAGTACAATTACCATCTTGataccaataataacaataataaaaactATTTGCAGTTTTCCTTCCCCACCTTGAGTACAGGGTTCTCTGAGATTGGGAACTTGATGTCTCAAATTGAGGATTTCCCAGAGCTGCCCCTGCAGATGCAGATGTTTGTGCGCTCCATGCACTTCAGGGACTACCCTGTCCTCATTGAGCCGGCTAAACTGTGTGGGCGTGGGCTAAGGAAGGGACAGGGGCCTCTCCTAGTGCTGGCCATCAAGACCAAGGATCTGAACTTTGAGAACCGTCAAGCCATCCGGCAGACATGGGGCCGGGCAGGGTGGGTGGCAGGGGCGACAGGGAACGGCGGTGTGGTGCGGAGGGTCTTCCTCCTGGGGAAGAACCACGCAGAGCCCCGGGCGGACGTCAGCGAGCTGCTGCAGCTGGAGAGCCGCCAGTACAGGGACATCCTCCAGTGGGACTTCCACGACTCCTTCTTTAACCTCACCCTGAAGGACGTGCTGCTGTGGGACTGGCTCTCCACCCGCTGCTCCATGGCACGCTTCGTCTTTAAAGGTGACGACGACGTCCTGTTGCGGACCCCTGCTCTCTTAGACTACCTCCGGGAGCAGACGRTCCTGTCAGGGGCGCCTGGGTCAGAGGTTATGAAGGKATTCATGGTAGGGGATGTGATAGGAGCAGCCAGCCCGAACAGAGTCAACTCTACCAAGTACTTTATTCCTGCTAGTTTCTATAATGGTCTGTACCCTCCGTacgggggtgggggaggggtggtgtACTCAGGGGAGCTGGCCCTGAGGCTCAACCGTATTTCCCGGACAGTTCACCTGTACCCCATTGATGATGTCTACGTGGGCATGTGCCTCCACAGGCTCGGGGTCCACCCCATCCACCACCCCGCCTTCCTCACCTTCGACTTCCCcaagaaagagggggaagagcGGTGTGCGTACCACACTATCTTACTGGTACACAAACGCAGCCCTGCTCAGGTGATGAAGCTTTG GCAAGGCCTTCATAGTGAGGTATTCACTGACTGGCTATCCTATTATGTAAAACTGACATGA